One region of Solanum pennellii chromosome 6, SPENNV200 genomic DNA includes:
- the LOC114077625 gene encoding uncharacterized protein LOC114077625: MNSQNRKKQKWRHRMGPINYARVRVALRAAKDNNEEPSKPEIFITTRNKTGKEIQADTQVAIAELQNRQNSGETADDAFRAVFGREQPGRVRCYGRLVTTISLKKDEEINNLKENHADEITSLKEELREEMRHLFTQLLQNNPGLNFQDIPGCVGSNLSSPIDASSAQAVTGTNLPYSSGSAQDSILQKMPMVFN; encoded by the exons ATGAATTCTCAAAACAGGAAAAAGCAAAAGTGGAGGCATCGAATGGGACCTATTAATTATGCTAGAGTACGCGTGGCATTG CGTGCAGCCAAAGACAACAACGAAGAACCATCAAAGCCTGAAATATTTATTACAACTCGTAACAAGACGGGAAAGGAAATCCAGGCTGATACCCAAGTTGCAATA gCTGAACTTCAAAATCGCCAAAATTCAGGGGAAACAGCTGATGATGCATTTAGGGCAGTGTTTGGAAGGGAGCAGCCTGGTCGAGTTAGGTGCTATGGTAGATTAGTGACAACAATttctttgaagaaagatgaGGAAATTAACAATCTAAAAGAAAATCATGCCGATGAAATCACTTCTCTAAAGGAAGAATTGAGAGAAGAAATGCGACATTTATTCACTCAATTGCTGCAAAACAACCCTGGATTAAATTTTCAAGATATACCAGGGTGTGTTGGATCTAACCTTTCTTCACCTATTGATGCAAGTAGTGCACAAGCTGTAACAGGCACAAATCTTCCATATTCTTCGGGGTCAGCTCAAGATTCGATTCTTCAAAAG ATGCCAATGGtgttcaattaa